A window from Pseudomonadales bacterium encodes these proteins:
- a CDS encoding class I SAM-dependent methyltransferase has protein sequence MAFYEEKILPGLLDLACSTRDVMALRAKIVPLARGRVLEVGIGSGHNLALYDSGQVELVWGLEPSAGMRGRAQRNLARSAVEVRWLDLPGEQIPLEDNSVDTVLLTFTLCTIPDWRLALQQMARVLKPGGKLLFCEHGRAPDVAVSRWQDRLNPLWKRLFGGCHLNRPIADCLAEGGFAIEQLDSNYAEGMPRFAGYISMGQAVKGQ, from the coding sequence ATGGCTTTTTATGAAGAGAAGATCTTGCCGGGTCTGCTCGATCTGGCCTGCTCGACACGCGATGTGATGGCGCTGAGAGCGAAGATCGTGCCGCTGGCGCGAGGCCGGGTGCTCGAGGTTGGCATCGGTTCCGGGCACAATCTGGCTCTGTATGACTCCGGTCAGGTCGAGTTGGTCTGGGGGCTGGAACCCTCGGCCGGGATGCGCGGTCGGGCTCAGCGCAACCTGGCCCGCTCCGCAGTCGAGGTGCGCTGGCTTGATCTGCCGGGCGAGCAGATTCCGCTCGAAGACAACAGCGTCGACACCGTGCTGTTGACCTTTACCCTTTGCACCATTCCGGATTGGCGCCTGGCGCTGCAGCAGATGGCGCGGGTGTTGAAACCGGGCGGTAAATTGCTGTTCTGCGAGCATGGCCGGGCACCCGATGTGGCAGTCTCCAGATGGCAGGATCGATTGAATCCGCTTTGGAAGCGTCTCTTCGGCGGCTGCCACCTCAACCGCCCGATCGCTGACTGTCTGGCCGAGGGCGGCTTTGCCATCGAGCAGCTCGACAGCAACTATGCCGAGGGCATGCCCCGCTTCGCTGGCTACATTTCGATGGGACAGGCGGTCAAGGGTCAGTGA
- the mgtA gene encoding magnesium-translocating P-type ATPase, whose translation MADEALDAYWSLPTPKLHAALHSGAAGLTSSEAARRLAEHGPNRLPDGPALAPLALLLKQFTDPLVLILLFAGLLSLYLHEWLDAAIVLGIVLGSGGLGFVQEYRASAAVAALREQVAARVTVLRDRATVSLPAEAVVPGDVVQLAAGSLIPADGVLLEAKDFFVTEAVLTGETFPVEKTPGTAPPQAGLAERHGCVFMGTSVRSGTARALIVETGAGTAFGAIAHRLRRRAPPTEFELGIRRFGALLTQVMVALTLAVFAINVHFERPVVEALLFSVALAVGLSPELLPAIMTLTLSHGARAMARQGVIVRRLAAIENLGSMDVLCTDKTGTLTAGVIKLDGALGGDGQPSARVAQLTYLNAHFETGIDNPLDAAIEAAGVPAGLDPAAWRKLDEIPYDFLRKRLSIVAAGPDGTPTLLTKGAFASVLAVCERLRLGEAEVALDDAQRAALEQRFAAWSEQGYRVLGVASRRLDERPAYHASDETGLCFEGFLLFFDPPKPGIERTLADLGRLGVAVKIITGDNRLVAAHLAREVGIAEPVVLTGAQIDDMRDEALWQRVVDTDLFAEVDPNQKERLILALKRSGHVVGYLGDGINDAPALHAADAGISVDQAVDVAKQAADFVLLQHDLDVLCRGIEFGRSTFANTLKYIYTTTSANFGNMISMAAASLFLPFLPLLPKQILLNNFLSDLPAMGIATDRVDAEAVQTPHRWNVAAIRRFMLTFGLISSLFDGLTFALLLWLTDGAPAHFRTGWFVESLLTELWVLLVVRTARPAWRSRPGTLLWSLTLALTGVAIALPYLPASHALFEFTPLPANVLAAVLAITAGYLVCTEFAKRRLFRTLL comes from the coding sequence ATGGCCGATGAAGCGCTGGATGCCTACTGGTCCCTGCCAACACCGAAACTCCATGCCGCACTGCACAGTGGCGCAGCCGGTCTGACCAGCAGCGAAGCCGCCCGCCGCCTTGCCGAGCACGGCCCGAACCGCCTGCCGGACGGCCCGGCGCTGGCGCCGCTGGCGCTGCTGCTGAAGCAGTTCACCGATCCGCTGGTGCTGATCCTGCTGTTCGCCGGCCTGCTGTCGCTCTACCTGCACGAGTGGCTCGACGCCGCCATTGTGCTCGGCATCGTGCTCGGCAGCGGCGGGCTCGGCTTCGTGCAGGAGTACCGCGCCTCGGCGGCGGTGGCGGCGCTGCGCGAACAGGTCGCGGCGCGGGTGACGGTGCTGCGCGACCGCGCGACGGTGAGCCTGCCGGCCGAGGCAGTGGTGCCGGGCGACGTGGTGCAGCTCGCCGCCGGCAGCCTGATTCCGGCCGACGGCGTGCTGCTGGAGGCGAAGGATTTTTTCGTCACCGAGGCGGTGCTGACCGGCGAGACCTTCCCGGTCGAGAAAACCCCCGGCACGGCACCGCCGCAGGCGGGCCTCGCCGAGCGCCACGGCTGCGTGTTCATGGGCACCTCGGTGCGCAGCGGCACCGCCCGGGCGTTGATCGTCGAGACCGGTGCCGGCACGGCGTTCGGCGCCATCGCCCACCGCCTGCGCCGGCGCGCGCCGCCGACCGAGTTCGAGCTTGGCATCCGCCGCTTCGGCGCGCTGCTGACGCAGGTGATGGTGGCGCTGACGCTGGCGGTGTTTGCCATCAACGTCCACTTCGAGCGGCCGGTGGTGGAGGCGCTGCTGTTCTCGGTGGCGCTGGCGGTGGGGCTGTCGCCGGAGCTGCTGCCGGCCATCATGACCCTCACGCTGTCGCACGGCGCCCGCGCCATGGCCCGCCAGGGCGTGATCGTGCGCCGGCTCGCCGCCATCGAGAACCTCGGCAGCATGGATGTGCTGTGCACCGACAAGACCGGCACGCTGACGGCGGGGGTGATCAAGCTCGACGGCGCACTGGGTGGCGATGGGCAGCCCTCGGCGCGGGTGGCGCAGCTCACCTACCTCAACGCCCACTTCGAGACCGGCATCGACAACCCGCTCGACGCCGCCATCGAGGCGGCCGGCGTGCCGGCCGGGCTCGATCCCGCCGCCTGGCGCAAGCTCGACGAAATCCCCTACGACTTTCTGCGCAAGCGCCTGTCCATCGTCGCCGCCGGGCCGGATGGCACGCCGACGTTGCTGACCAAAGGCGCCTTCGCCAGCGTGCTGGCAGTGTGCGAGCGCCTGCGCCTGGGCGAGGCCGAAGTCGCCCTCGACGACGCGCAACGGGCCGCCCTCGAACAGCGCTTTGCCGCGTGGAGCGAACAGGGTTACCGCGTGCTCGGGGTGGCCAGCCGCAGGCTCGACGAGCGGCCCGCCTACCACGCGAGCGACGAGACCGGCCTCTGCTTCGAGGGCTTTCTGCTGTTCTTCGACCCGCCCAAGCCCGGCATCGAGCGCACGCTGGCCGACCTCGGGCGTCTGGGCGTGGCGGTCAAGATCATCACCGGCGACAACCGCCTGGTGGCGGCGCACCTGGCGCGCGAGGTGGGCATCGCGGAACCGGTGGTGCTGACCGGCGCGCAGATCGACGACATGCGCGACGAGGCGCTGTGGCAGCGGGTGGTCGACACCGACCTGTTCGCCGAGGTCGACCCGAACCAGAAGGAGCGCCTGATCCTGGCCTTGAAGCGCTCCGGCCACGTGGTGGGGTATCTGGGCGACGGCATCAACGATGCGCCGGCGCTGCACGCCGCCGATGCCGGCATCTCGGTCGATCAGGCAGTGGACGTCGCCAAGCAGGCGGCCGATTTCGTGCTGCTGCAGCACGATCTTGACGTGCTGTGCCGCGGCATCGAATTCGGCCGCAGCACCTTTGCCAACACGCTCAAGTACATCTACACCACCACCAGCGCCAACTTCGGCAACATGATCAGCATGGCGGCGGCGAGCCTGTTTCTGCCGTTTTTGCCACTGCTGCCGAAGCAGATCCTGCTGAACAATTTCCTGTCCGACCTGCCGGCGATGGGCATCGCCACCGACCGGGTGGACGCGGAGGCCGTGCAGACGCCGCACCGCTGGAACGTGGCCGCCATCCGCCGCTTCATGCTCACCTTTGGCCTCATCAGCTCGCTGTTCGACGGCCTCACCTTTGCGCTGCTGCTGTGGTTGACCGATGGCGCACCGGCCCACTTTCGCACCGGCTGGTTCGTGGAGTCGCTGCTGACCGAGCTGTGGGTGCTGCTGGTGGTGCGCACCGCCCGCCCCGCCTGGCGCAGCCGGCCGGGCACGCTGCTGTGGAGTCTGACGCTGGCGCTGACCGGCGTTGCGATCGCGCTGCCCTACCTGCCGGCGAGCCACGCGCTGTTCGAGTTCACGCCGCTGCCGGCGAACGTGCTGGCGGCGGTGCTCGCCATCACTGCCGGCTATCTGGTGTGCACCGAGTTCGCCAAGCGAAGGCTGTTCCGCACGCTGTTGTGA